In Panicum virgatum strain AP13 chromosome 4N, P.virgatum_v5, whole genome shotgun sequence, a single window of DNA contains:
- the LOC120671481 gene encoding squamosa promoter-binding-like protein 10, whose protein sequence is MMSGGRLNVATSAPGDDFPFAPMQQQQQQPPPYVGFEHGVVGGGGQRGGGGMQHHLYDGLDFAAAALQFQEAAPHHQLLTLPSSLAPMAPPPLPMPMPLQMPMPMPGDVYPALGLVKREGGGVGADGGAGAAGGGRIGLNLGRRTYFSPGDMLAVDRLLMHSRLGGVFGLGFGGAHHRPPRCQAEGCKADLSGAKHYHRRHKVCEYHAKASVVAAGGKQQRFCQQCSRFHVLTEFDEAKRSCRKRLAEHNRRRRKPAAASTASSKDAAASPPAKKPSGGSMTGSYTTDSRNLSTAKSTMSSNTGSVISCLDQGNKQLARPTLTLGASPDKDHQHQQFSTMLQVQAAAGGHHQEQHFITSLQVHNHNNGGGGGGNNNILSCSSVCSSALPSANGEVSDQNTTTTNGNGNMHNLFEVDFM, encoded by the exons atgatgagcggTGGTAGGCTGAACGTGGCGACGTCCGCGCCGGGCGACGACTTCCCGTTCGCTccgatgcagcagcagcagcagcagccgccgccctaCGTCGGGTTCGAGCACGGCGtggtgggaggcggcggccagcgcggcggcggcgggatgcaGCACCACCTCTACGACGGCCTCGacttcgccgcggcggcgctgcagttCCAGGAGGCGGCGCCCCACCACCAGCTGCTCACGCTGCCGTCCAGCCTCGcgcccatggcgccgccgccgctgccgatgCCCATGCCGCTGCAGATGCCCATGCCGATGCCCGGCGACGTGTACCCGGCGCTCGGCCTGGTGAagcgcgagggcggcggcgtcggcgcggacggcggcgcaggcgcggcggGGGGCGGCCGGATCGGGCTCAACCTCGGCCGCCGCACCTACTTCTCCCCGGGCGACATGCTGGCCGTGGACCGGCTCCTGATGCACTCCCGCCTCGGCGGCGTGTTCGGGCTCGGCTTCGGCGGCGCGCACCACCGGCCCCCGCGCTGCCAGGCCGAGGGCTGCAAGGCAGACCTCTCCGGCGCCAAGCACTACCACCGCCGCCACAAGGTCTGCGAGTACCACGCCAAGGcctccgtcgtcgccgccggcggcaagcAGCAGCGCTTCTGCCAGCAATGCAGCAG GTTTCACGTCCTGACGGAGTTCGACGAGGCCAAGAGGAGCTGCCGGAAGCGGCTGGCCGAgcacaaccgccgccgccggaagccggccgccgcctccacggcgTCGTCCAAGgacgcggcggcgtcgccgcccgCCAAGAAGCCCAGCGGCGGCTCCATGACGGGCTCCTACACCACTGACAGCAGGA ACCTGAGCACGGCCAAGTCGACCATGTCATCGAACACGGGCAGCGTGATCAGCTGCCTGGACCAGGGCAACAAGCAGCTGGCGAGGCCGACGCTGACCCTCGGTGCGTCGCCGGACAAGgaccaccagcaccagcagttcagcaccatgctccaggtccaggcggccgcgggcggccaCCACCAGGAGCAGCACTTCATCACCTCCCTGCAGGTTCACAACCacaacaatggcggcggcggcggcggcaacaacAACATCCTGTCGTGCTCGTCGGTGTGCTCCAGCGCGCTGCCGTCGGCCAACGGCGAGGTCTCCGACCagaacaccaccaccaccaacggCAACGGCAACATGCACAATCTGTTCGAGGTGGACTTCATGTAG